One genomic region from Natrinema caseinilyticum encodes:
- a CDS encoding sulfurtransferase TusA family protein, with protein sequence MSSEYTVSETLDVKGLSCPMPIVKTKQAIDDIAAGEVLEVVATDSGSMSDIQGWAEGTDGVELLEQIEDGDLYSHYVKKTA encoded by the coding sequence ATGAGTTCGGAATACACCGTTTCAGAGACACTCGACGTGAAAGGACTGTCTTGCCCGATGCCTATCGTGAAGACCAAGCAGGCCATCGACGACATAGCGGCCGGAGAGGTACTCGAGGTCGTCGCGACGGATTCGGGCAGTATGAGCGACATTCAGGGCTGGGCCGAGGGAACCGACGGCGTCGAACTCCTCGAGCAGATCGAGGACGGCGACCTCTACAGCCACTACGTGAAGAAGACGGCCTGA
- a CDS encoding TIGR00341 family protein — MRLVQVLIPEGNRKSVLSALDEQGIDYAVFDETGRGEFEAMVQFPVPPTGVEPVLDQLRSAGISESAYTIVLPTETVVSTRITALQELYPGDRVSREEMKSTAESLAPEPATYFAFIVLSTVIAVGGLLLNSAATIIGAMVVAPLMGPAITASAGSVLADRDLATRGIALQVAGLLLSIAVAAVLGAILQGTVIVPPGTDIRTIPQVAERTSPGFLSLFIAFGSGIAGAISVSRGSGSTLVGVAIAVALIPPAGTAGLGIAWGFAGVAATASVLVLVNLLSINLSALAIFWFSGYRPELSDQRKTVRRAVVRRGAVLIVALIGLSIVLGLVTFASYQTTTFEQRATAETERFFDEPALSAYELESVEIEYDTQDIILGDDPTVSVVVGRSNTATVPPDVADRLDRHLRETTDEDPAVRVGFVVAQESERIPPTTDTPSSESLASTGRGERSFGAGELEPDSGTSETNRRSVTPQ, encoded by the coding sequence ATGCGCCTCGTGCAGGTGTTGATTCCGGAGGGGAATCGAAAGTCGGTACTGAGTGCGTTGGACGAGCAGGGAATAGACTACGCCGTGTTCGACGAGACGGGCAGAGGCGAGTTCGAGGCGATGGTTCAGTTTCCGGTCCCGCCGACCGGTGTCGAACCAGTGCTCGATCAGTTGCGATCGGCCGGCATCAGTGAAAGTGCGTACACCATCGTGCTGCCGACCGAGACCGTCGTATCGACCCGGATCACGGCCCTACAGGAGCTGTACCCCGGTGACCGCGTCTCGCGAGAGGAGATGAAATCGACCGCAGAGAGTCTCGCACCGGAACCCGCCACGTATTTCGCGTTCATCGTGTTGAGCACGGTCATCGCGGTCGGTGGGCTGTTACTCAACTCAGCCGCGACTATCATCGGCGCCATGGTCGTCGCGCCGTTGATGGGGCCGGCGATCACCGCGAGCGCGGGCAGCGTCCTCGCGGATCGAGACCTGGCGACTCGAGGGATCGCGCTGCAGGTCGCCGGTCTATTGCTTTCGATCGCCGTGGCCGCCGTCCTCGGGGCCATACTGCAGGGAACGGTGATCGTTCCGCCCGGGACGGATATCAGGACGATCCCGCAGGTCGCCGAACGGACGAGTCCCGGGTTCCTCTCGTTGTTTATCGCCTTCGGATCGGGGATCGCGGGAGCGATCAGCGTCTCGCGCGGGTCGGGGTCGACGCTCGTGGGCGTCGCGATTGCGGTGGCGCTCATTCCGCCCGCGGGGACGGCCGGACTCGGTATCGCCTGGGGGTTCGCCGGGGTCGCCGCGACGGCATCGGTGCTGGTACTGGTCAACCTCCTCTCGATAAACCTCTCAGCGCTGGCGATCTTCTGGTTCAGCGGGTATCGGCCCGAACTGAGCGACCAACGAAAAACCGTGCGCCGGGCGGTGGTCAGGCGCGGTGCGGTCCTTATCGTCGCGCTCATCGGACTGTCGATAGTTCTCGGACTGGTTACGTTCGCATCCTATCAGACCACGACGTTCGAGCAGCGGGCGACCGCCGAAACGGAGCGGTTTTTCGACGAACCCGCGCTCTCGGCGTACGAACTCGAGTCCGTGGAGATCGAGTACGACACCCAAGATATCATCCTCGGGGACGACCCGACCGTCTCGGTCGTCGTCGGACGTTCGAACACCGCGACCGTTCCGCCGGACGTCGCCGACCGCCTCGATCGACACCTCCGGGAAACGACCGATGAGGACCCAGCCGTACGGGTCGGGTTCGTCGTCGCCCAGGAGTCCGAGCGGATTCCGCCGACGACCGATACCCCCTCGAGCGAGTCGCTGGCGAGTACCGGACGTGGCGAACGGTCGTTCGGGGCTGGTGAGTTGGAACCGGATAGCGGGACGTCGGAAACGAATCGGCGCTCGGTCACGCCGCAGTAG
- a CDS encoding DsrE/DsrF/DrsH-like family protein encodes MSTDKTTASGDDGDVEIDAAEEQALRERIEELEESIADLEGGDDQQKMTIVATQGSFDMAYPPLILASTAAAFGWDVVVFHTFWGLDILHEEKSKKLKLSAVGNPNMPVPNAVAALPGMDTMATKMMQKRIDDNGTATIEELIDLSLESGVDLQACQMTIELMDYDEDDFYDGVTTGVGAATAIQHMAESDVQLLV; translated from the coding sequence ATGAGTACGGATAAGACCACGGCTTCGGGTGACGACGGGGACGTCGAAATCGATGCGGCCGAGGAACAGGCGCTTCGCGAGCGCATCGAGGAACTCGAGGAGTCGATAGCCGACCTGGAGGGCGGTGACGACCAGCAGAAGATGACGATCGTCGCGACCCAGGGGAGCTTCGACATGGCGTACCCGCCGCTGATCCTCGCGAGTACGGCCGCTGCGTTCGGCTGGGACGTCGTCGTCTTCCACACGTTCTGGGGCCTCGACATTCTCCACGAGGAGAAGTCGAAGAAACTCAAGCTGAGTGCGGTCGGCAACCCCAACATGCCAGTGCCGAACGCGGTCGCCGCACTCCCCGGGATGGACACGATGGCGACGAAGATGATGCAAAAGAGGATCGACGACAACGGGACCGCAACCATCGAGGAATTGATCGACCTCTCGCTCGAGAGCGGGGTCGATCTCCAGGCCTGTCAGATGACCATCGAGCTGATGGACTACGACGAGGACGACTTCTACGACGGCGTGACGACGGGTGTCGGTGCGGCCACCGCGATCCAGCACATGGCCGAGTCCGACGTCCAGCTTCTGGTGTAA
- a CDS encoding sensor histidine kinase, whose translation MGDIDSGTRGKTAGFYVAADGRGLPDDGDRVFEDGYTTDTDGTGFGMSIVDQIVSAHGWEVDATVSDAGGARFDVSGIEVVGTDDHAQPS comes from the coding sequence GTGGGCGACATCGATTCGGGGACGCGTGGGAAGACGGCGGGGTTTTACGTCGCCGCCGACGGTCGTGGACTTCCCGACGACGGAGACCGGGTCTTCGAGGACGGATACACCACCGATACGGACGGGACGGGGTTTGGGATGAGTATCGTCGATCAGATCGTGTCCGCTCACGGTTGGGAGGTCGACGCCACCGTGAGCGATGCCGGCGGTGCCAGATTCGACGTTTCCGGGATCGAAGTCGTCGGGACCGACGACCACGCACAGCCGTCGTGA
- a CDS encoding calcium-translocating P-type ATPase, PMCA-type: MNESPHDVPSERVVADLESRPDGLTNDEVRRRLDRYGENEIERGGGRSPVDILLVQFDSVLIWVLLAAAMLSIWAGHAVDAVLIAVIVVANGIFGFVQDYRAEQSLQALRELAAPTATVRRNGESVHVDATELVPGDVVVLRGGDVVPADGRLLEETDLEIDEAALTGESVPVSKSAAPVESETPLAERANMVYKGTSVTRGKGTAVITDTGMKTAVGEIARELAVIEETETPLQGELDRLGRTLGVGVLVLSMLVGPLLLLRGTGVVQAALTAVSLAVAAIPEGLPAVVTLTLALGVRRMSDENALIRRLPAVEALGAVDVVCTDKTGTLTKGQMTVSRLWVNDAVLAIDADRGPDRAVRGDDGDVPSEREELLLRIGALCNDSTLEDGDPTEQALLEAADRRGLDRESLRDEYPRTGEIPFSSDRKWMGTVHDGVGYVKGAPEVVVANCDRILTADGPVPLTDDRRDRIETVVRSFGDDALRVLAMAYREAPAGPDDLRDGLTFVGLTGMIDPPRTEVADAIAATRRAGIDVKMVTGDNVRTAGAIAETLGIGSEVLGGRKIERMDDETLRDRVGSIDVFARTSPEHKVRILRALQERGHNVAMTGDGVNDAPALKNADVGVAMGIRGTDVARQASDIVLLDDNYATIERAVERGRTIFDNIWKFVAYLLSANVAEVALVFLASLAGYLILPAVQLLWINLLTDGLPALALGADPKSGDVMDRPPRDPDRGIISREMVGLIGGTGLITTTVMLGLMVVTLQGAADVTPYAMTMVFTSFVFLEFEKLYVIRWLRETPVLSNRWLAAAVGASVGLQFAVLYTPLNRYFGTVPLAVEDWGLIAAVLAVCFPAYLGIAILVRRIQQ; this comes from the coding sequence ATGAACGAGTCGCCACACGACGTCCCGTCGGAGCGGGTCGTAGCGGACCTCGAGTCGCGACCCGATGGGTTGACGAACGACGAAGTACGTCGGCGTCTGGATCGATACGGCGAGAACGAGATCGAGCGGGGCGGCGGGCGGTCGCCCGTCGACATCCTCCTCGTGCAGTTCGACAGCGTCCTGATCTGGGTGTTGCTGGCGGCGGCGATGCTCTCGATCTGGGCGGGTCACGCCGTCGACGCGGTTCTGATCGCGGTCATCGTCGTGGCGAACGGTATCTTCGGATTCGTTCAGGACTACCGCGCCGAGCAGAGCCTCCAGGCCCTCCGCGAACTGGCCGCGCCGACTGCGACCGTTCGCCGGAACGGCGAGTCGGTACACGTCGACGCCACCGAACTCGTTCCCGGCGACGTCGTCGTGCTTCGCGGCGGGGACGTCGTCCCCGCCGACGGCCGATTGCTCGAGGAAACCGATCTCGAGATCGACGAGGCTGCGCTGACCGGCGAGAGCGTTCCGGTCTCGAAATCCGCAGCGCCGGTGGAATCGGAAACGCCCCTCGCAGAACGGGCGAACATGGTCTACAAGGGGACGAGCGTCACTCGCGGCAAGGGCACCGCGGTCATCACGGACACGGGCATGAAGACCGCGGTCGGCGAAATCGCCCGCGAACTCGCCGTCATCGAAGAAACGGAGACGCCGCTTCAGGGCGAACTCGATCGGCTGGGACGTACCCTCGGGGTCGGCGTCCTCGTTCTCTCCATGCTGGTCGGTCCGCTGTTGCTCCTGCGCGGAACGGGAGTGGTTCAGGCCGCGCTCACCGCCGTGTCGCTCGCGGTCGCCGCCATCCCCGAAGGGTTGCCCGCGGTGGTCACGCTCACGCTCGCGCTCGGCGTTCGCCGGATGTCGGACGAGAACGCGCTCATCCGCCGACTCCCGGCAGTAGAGGCCCTCGGTGCGGTCGACGTCGTCTGTACCGACAAAACCGGCACGCTCACGAAAGGGCAGATGACCGTCAGCAGGCTCTGGGTCAACGACGCGGTCCTCGCTATCGACGCCGACAGGGGGCCGGACCGGGCCGTCCGCGGGGACGACGGCGACGTGCCCTCCGAGCGCGAGGAATTGCTCCTGCGAATCGGCGCGCTCTGTAACGATTCGACGCTCGAGGACGGAGATCCGACCGAACAGGCGTTGCTCGAGGCGGCGGATCGTCGCGGACTCGATCGCGAGTCGCTGCGGGACGAGTATCCGCGAACCGGTGAGATTCCGTTCTCGTCCGACCGGAAATGGATGGGAACCGTCCACGATGGCGTGGGCTACGTCAAGGGCGCGCCGGAGGTCGTCGTCGCGAACTGCGATCGAATTCTGACGGCAGACGGCCCGGTTCCCCTGACCGACGATCGACGCGACCGGATCGAGACGGTCGTTCGCTCGTTCGGGGACGACGCGCTTCGCGTCCTCGCGATGGCCTACCGGGAGGCGCCGGCGGGCCCCGACGATCTGCGGGACGGGTTGACGTTCGTGGGACTGACCGGCATGATCGATCCGCCGCGGACGGAAGTCGCCGACGCGATCGCGGCGACGAGGCGTGCCGGCATCGACGTAAAGATGGTAACTGGAGACAACGTGCGAACGGCCGGGGCGATCGCCGAAACGCTCGGAATCGGCAGCGAGGTCCTCGGCGGCCGGAAGATCGAACGAATGGACGACGAGACGCTGCGCGATCGGGTCGGGTCGATCGACGTCTTCGCGCGGACCTCGCCGGAGCACAAGGTGCGCATCCTGCGGGCGCTCCAGGAGCGCGGCCACAACGTCGCGATGACCGGCGACGGTGTCAACGACGCACCGGCGCTGAAAAACGCGGACGTCGGTGTCGCGATGGGGATCCGCGGGACGGACGTCGCCAGACAGGCCTCGGACATCGTCCTGCTGGACGACAATTACGCGACGATCGAGCGGGCCGTCGAACGCGGACGGACGATCTTCGATAACATCTGGAAGTTCGTCGCCTACCTTCTCAGTGCGAACGTCGCGGAAGTCGCGCTGGTCTTTCTCGCCTCGCTGGCCGGCTATCTCATTCTGCCGGCCGTCCAGTTGCTGTGGATCAACCTGTTGACCGACGGCCTGCCGGCGCTCGCACTCGGTGCGGATCCGAAAAGCGGCGACGTGATGGACCGGCCGCCGCGCGATCCGGATCGGGGGATCATCAGCCGGGAGATGGTCGGACTGATCGGCGGGACCGGACTGATCACGACGACCGTCATGCTCGGGCTCATGGTGGTCACTCTCCAGGGCGCGGCCGACGTCACTCCCTACGCGATGACGATGGTGTTCACCAGCTTCGTCTTCCTCGAGTTCGAGAAGCTCTACGTCATCCGCTGGTTGCGCGAGACGCCAGTCCTGTCGAATCGATGGCTCGCGGCCGCCGTCGGTGCGTCGGTCGGACTCCAGTTCGCGGTGCTTTACACGCCGCTCAATCGCTACTTCGGGACGGTTCCACTCGCCGTCGAGGACTGGGGACTCATCGCGGCCGTCCTCGCCGTCTGTTTCCCCGCGTACCTCGGAATCGCGATCCTGGTTCGACGAATTCAGCAGTGA
- a CDS encoding DUF5827 family protein encodes MPVPKSEFDNLPPCDFYTPEELLETDQMYTVYEIARLLQGVEPDAEIDRETEDILLDWAIPWVMTNADDLVVAEPRQEDEPGYYGLKE; translated from the coding sequence ATGCCCGTCCCGAAATCCGAATTCGACAACCTCCCGCCGTGTGACTTTTACACACCCGAGGAACTCCTCGAGACGGATCAGATGTACACCGTCTACGAAATCGCACGCCTGTTGCAGGGCGTAGAGCCCGACGCGGAGATCGACCGCGAGACCGAGGACATCCTGTTGGACTGGGCGATTCCGTGGGTCATGACCAACGCGGACGACCTCGTCGTCGCCGAACCTCGCCAGGAGGACGAACCCGGGTACTACGGCCTGAAAGAATGA
- a CDS encoding MBL fold metallo-hydrolase, with translation MDDMDFPTPDVEIESVTPDELKTRIDAGEDVTLLDARMESDYDEWHIDGETVESINVPYFEFLEDEIDAHVLHKIPDDREVTVLCAKGGASEYVAGTLAERGYDVNHLEDGMNGWARIYEAVEVERYDGAGTLLQYQRPSSGCLGYLVYDDDEAAVIDPLRAFTDRYLTDADDLGVDLKYAIDTHIHADHISGVRALDALGVEGVIPEASVGRGVTYADELTLAADGDEFEVGDAVIETVSTPGHTSGMTSYLIDGSLLATGDGLFVESVARPDLEEGDDGAPEAASQLYESLQERVLTLPDETLVGGAHFSDAAEPAEDGTYTAPIGQLVDDMDALTMDEDEFVELILSDMPPRPANYEDIIPTNLGQQDADDDEAFELELGPNNCAASQESLAGD, from the coding sequence ATGGACGACATGGACTTCCCCACGCCGGACGTCGAAATCGAATCGGTGACCCCTGACGAGCTGAAAACCCGTATCGACGCGGGCGAGGACGTCACGCTCCTCGACGCGCGAATGGAATCGGATTACGACGAGTGGCACATCGACGGCGAGACCGTCGAATCGATCAACGTTCCGTACTTCGAGTTCCTCGAGGACGAGATCGACGCTCACGTCCTCCACAAGATTCCGGACGACCGCGAAGTGACGGTGCTCTGTGCGAAAGGCGGTGCGAGCGAGTACGTTGCCGGTACCCTCGCCGAGCGAGGATACGACGTCAACCACCTCGAGGACGGGATGAACGGGTGGGCGCGCATCTACGAGGCCGTCGAGGTCGAGCGCTACGACGGCGCCGGAACGCTCCTCCAGTACCAGCGGCCCTCGAGCGGGTGTCTCGGCTACCTGGTCTACGACGATGACGAAGCGGCGGTGATCGATCCGCTCCGCGCGTTCACCGACCGCTACCTCACGGACGCCGACGACCTCGGTGTCGACCTGAAATACGCGATCGACACGCACATCCACGCCGATCACATCTCGGGCGTTCGCGCGCTCGACGCCCTCGGCGTCGAGGGCGTCATCCCCGAGGCGTCCGTCGGTCGCGGGGTTACCTACGCCGACGAACTCACCCTCGCCGCGGACGGCGACGAATTCGAAGTCGGAGACGCCGTCATCGAGACGGTGTCCACCCCCGGACACACGTCCGGTATGACCTCCTACCTGATCGACGGCTCGCTACTCGCGACCGGCGACGGCCTGTTCGTCGAGAGCGTCGCCCGGCCCGACCTGGAGGAAGGCGACGACGGCGCACCCGAGGCCGCCAGTCAGCTCTACGAGTCCCTGCAAGAACGCGTGCTGACGCTTCCCGACGAGACGCTCGTCGGCGGGGCACACTTCAGCGACGCGGCGGAGCCGGCCGAGGACGGTACCTACACGGCGCCGATCGGCCAACTCGTCGACGACATGGACGCACTGACGATGGACGAAGATGAGTTCGTCGAGCTGATCCTTTCGGACATGCCGCCGCGGCCGGCCAACTACGAGGACATCATTCCGACGAACCTCGGCCAGCAAGACGCCGACGACGACGAGGCGTTCGAACTGGAACTCGGCCCGAACAACTGCGCTGCCAGCCAGGAGTCGTTGGCGGGGGACTGA
- a CDS encoding TMEM165/GDT1 family protein, which yields MAWIEIFATAFLLQLLALPGEKGQLVIAGLATTYNPYVVVAGAATAFGGWTALEILLGDALKGAVPVVYLDAVTAALFVFFAIWILYAGEKAKAGQARPRTDSSDPRSDGDTLQPDHDSDEGGLLLEAESGLSSSVGGYLSSFSAMGVAEFGDKTQLITISLAAQYGASPAIWVGEMLAIVPVSLATAVFFSRTTQVLNFTWVLRAAAAMFLLFASDIVAQYVFSVSVLPL from the coding sequence GTGGCGTGGATCGAGATTTTCGCAACGGCTTTTCTGTTGCAACTGCTCGCACTGCCCGGCGAAAAAGGGCAGCTCGTAATCGCCGGGCTCGCGACGACGTACAATCCGTACGTGGTCGTCGCAGGTGCAGCGACGGCCTTCGGCGGCTGGACGGCGCTCGAGATCCTTCTCGGTGACGCGCTCAAAGGTGCCGTCCCGGTGGTGTATCTCGACGCAGTGACGGCCGCCCTGTTCGTATTTTTCGCGATCTGGATCCTGTACGCGGGCGAGAAAGCGAAGGCCGGTCAGGCCCGGCCACGCACCGATTCCAGCGATCCGCGGAGCGATGGCGACACCCTCCAGCCGGATCACGACTCCGACGAGGGCGGTCTCCTGCTCGAGGCGGAATCCGGTCTGTCCTCGAGCGTTGGGGGATACCTCTCGTCGTTCTCGGCGATGGGAGTCGCGGAATTCGGGGATAAAACGCAGCTGATCACTATCAGTCTCGCTGCCCAGTACGGTGCCTCGCCTGCGATCTGGGTGGGAGAAATGCTCGCTATCGTCCCCGTGAGTCTGGCGACGGCTGTGTTTTTCTCTCGAACGACGCAGGTCCTGAATTTCACGTGGGTGCTGCGCGCTGCGGCCGCCATGTTCTTGCTTTTCGCATCGGACATCGTCGCGCAGTACGTCTTCAGCGTGTCCGTCCTGCCGTTGTGA
- a CDS encoding helix-turn-helix transcriptional regulator, translating into MNRPVSVGVVALVILAAFVGVSGPVALTATGPLVASQTASGGAQPATMAAVDSSNLVSQETQNFDTTTFEIVVHENGSATWTFRHEQRFSNDENATAARENFEAFAEEFEANETGLYDRFQNQSQLLTKTGAEETGREMKATNFRRSAQIEEQFTATGVVEMTFTWENFAEAKDGQLVAGDVFQGIYLASDQSIVLEAGGDLQFHNVEPEGRYAGSSLEDADSVRWSGEHEFVDGRPRAVFDRTDGSTVGTDGSDLSTGDAGVGSIWYLVAGVFVIGVAIALAAWYSRYGPGESVAETVDRSEEPPQPSARADTAGEPPEEPEPERQATMEAADGTGPVPLSEDDLLTDEDRVVKLIRKNGGRMKQVNIVDETGWSKSKVSMLLSDMEDDGTISKLRVGRENIISLEGFEPEATKSPFEE; encoded by the coding sequence ATGAATCGGCCGGTCTCCGTCGGGGTCGTCGCTCTCGTCATCCTGGCAGCGTTCGTCGGTGTCAGCGGACCGGTCGCGCTGACGGCCACCGGACCGCTCGTTGCGTCCCAGACGGCTTCCGGGGGAGCGCAACCGGCGACGATGGCCGCTGTCGATTCGAGCAATCTCGTCTCACAGGAGACCCAGAACTTCGATACGACGACGTTCGAGATCGTGGTTCACGAAAACGGGAGTGCGACGTGGACGTTTCGTCACGAACAGCGGTTTTCGAACGACGAAAACGCGACCGCCGCCCGGGAGAACTTCGAGGCGTTCGCCGAAGAGTTCGAAGCCAACGAGACGGGACTGTACGACCGGTTTCAAAACCAATCGCAGTTGCTGACGAAAACGGGGGCGGAGGAAACCGGCCGCGAAATGAAAGCGACGAACTTTCGACGGTCGGCCCAGATCGAAGAACAGTTCACCGCGACGGGCGTCGTCGAAATGACGTTTACGTGGGAGAACTTTGCCGAAGCGAAAGACGGCCAACTCGTCGCGGGTGACGTCTTCCAGGGGATTTATCTCGCGTCCGATCAATCGATCGTCCTCGAAGCCGGCGGCGACCTGCAGTTTCACAACGTCGAACCCGAGGGACGATACGCGGGCAGTTCCCTCGAGGACGCGGACTCGGTCCGGTGGAGCGGCGAGCACGAGTTCGTCGACGGCCGTCCGCGCGCGGTTTTCGACCGAACCGACGGGAGTACGGTCGGGACCGACGGCAGTGACCTGTCTACGGGTGACGCCGGCGTCGGTTCCATCTGGTATCTCGTAGCCGGGGTTTTCGTGATCGGCGTTGCTATCGCACTGGCAGCCTGGTACAGCAGATACGGTCCCGGGGAATCGGTCGCCGAGACGGTCGATCGGTCGGAGGAGCCACCGCAGCCGTCTGCGCGTGCCGACACAGCGGGCGAGCCACCAGAGGAACCCGAACCGGAGCGACAGGCGACGATGGAAGCCGCCGACGGAACGGGTCCGGTGCCGCTCTCCGAGGACGACCTGCTGACTGACGAAGACCGCGTCGTCAAACTCATTCGGAAGAACGGTGGCCGGATGAAACAGGTCAACATCGTCGACGAAACCGGGTGGTCGAAATCGAAGGTCAGCATGCTTCTCTCCGACATGGAAGACGACGGGACGATCAGCAAGCTCCGGGTGGGCCGCGAAAACATAATCAGCCTCGAAGGCTTCGAACCCGAGGCGACGAAGTCACCGTTCGAGGAATAG
- a CDS encoding MBL fold metallo-hydrolase, whose product MISNLAQGVRAFTSNVYLVSGDRTVLIDTGANFDVVDAVRSRVDDLEAVVLTHTHRDHVGNLDAVTDAFGIDAWGYDTSIDGVDHGIADGETVRLGDHEYEALHTPGHKNDHLCFYSEEAGVLFAGDLVFQNGSFGRTDLEEGDRETLIESIDRVLERIDPELEEMHTGHGPSVTVEPYDHVELSSQMARQM is encoded by the coding sequence ATGATATCGAATCTCGCACAGGGGGTACGAGCGTTTACGAGCAACGTCTATCTCGTGTCGGGCGACCGAACGGTCCTCATCGACACCGGCGCGAACTTCGACGTCGTCGACGCCGTTCGCTCCCGCGTCGACGATCTCGAGGCGGTCGTCCTCACGCACACTCATCGCGACCACGTCGGCAATCTCGACGCGGTCACCGACGCCTTCGGTATCGACGCGTGGGGGTACGACACGTCGATCGACGGCGTCGATCACGGCATCGCCGACGGGGAGACCGTTCGGCTGGGCGACCACGAGTACGAGGCGCTGCACACACCCGGGCACAAGAACGACCACCTCTGTTTCTACTCCGAAGAAGCGGGCGTGCTGTTCGCGGGCGATCTCGTCTTCCAGAACGGGAGCTTCGGACGCACGGATCTCGAGGAGGGTGACCGGGAGACCCTTATCGAGAGCATCGACCGCGTTCTCGAACGGATCGATCCCGAACTCGAGGAAATGCACACCGGACACGGGCCGAGCGTGACGGTCGAGCCGTACGATCACGTCGAACTCTCGTCGCAAATGGCTCGTCAGATGTGA
- a CDS encoding ATPase, with the protein MILLVVGADRVDAGKTTFSTGLLERTGAVGYKPRAGNDFWFDHDDCRQALADGRLYGKDAASLSAAEGRDRPPEDVNPVHRLWQPAPGGGSGLLGRTDREFVVDRVGRRIDDPLFVRNATADVPDAVADALPLEDAIPVETVEEFNDLARRRYVPAFDRLADEIAETDVAVVESYSDIALPLSSLDPASVAAVAAVEPGRARIYPGDRYCRACEIASSSPRDGAIEKRVPDVLDYLDPLERLQLPPLGGESRADPAQVARAYTAAYDALLGAAGQR; encoded by the coding sequence ATGATCCTCCTGGTTGTCGGTGCCGATCGGGTCGACGCCGGCAAGACGACCTTTTCGACGGGGCTGCTCGAGCGAACCGGTGCAGTCGGCTACAAGCCGCGCGCCGGGAACGATTTCTGGTTCGATCACGACGATTGCCGGCAGGCGCTCGCCGACGGGCGACTCTACGGGAAGGACGCGGCGTCGCTCTCGGCCGCCGAGGGCCGGGATCGACCGCCGGAGGACGTAAATCCCGTCCATCGGCTCTGGCAGCCCGCACCCGGCGGTGGAAGCGGACTGCTCGGTCGAACTGACCGCGAGTTCGTCGTCGATCGAGTCGGTCGTCGTATCGACGACCCGCTGTTCGTTCGCAACGCCACCGCGGACGTGCCGGACGCGGTCGCCGACGCGCTCCCGCTCGAGGACGCGATTCCCGTCGAGACGGTCGAGGAATTCAACGATCTCGCCCGACGCCGGTACGTCCCTGCGTTCGATCGATTGGCCGACGAGATAGCGGAGACCGACGTCGCCGTCGTCGAATCGTACAGCGATATCGCACTCCCCCTCTCGTCGCTCGATCCGGCGTCGGTCGCGGCTGTCGCGGCCGTCGAACCCGGCCGGGCACGGATCTACCCGGGTGATCGGTACTGTCGCGCCTGCGAAATCGCCAGTTCGAGCCCGAGAGACGGTGCCATAGAGAAGCGCGTTCCCGACGTCCTCGACTATCTCGACCCGCTCGAGCGCCTGCAGCTTCCGCCACTCGGCGGTGAGAGCCGGGCAGATCCGGCACAGGTCGCTCGGGCGTACACGGCCGCGTACGATGCGCTGCTCGGCGCCGCCGGACAGCGGTAG
- a CDS encoding TMEM175 family protein, with amino-acid sequence MNSPAGREIDETDRLVALSDGVIAIAITLLVLEISVPTVPAGSSLSFLPELVAEQWHEFVGYALSFLVVGLYWILHRRVFVHVERHDRGVLWLNLFFLLLVAFVPYGTNLFINYPNQFGITFYAGVLALTGLCLALLWGYVSREDLLEEGLTSRTVLIQEARFLASPLVFILSMGVAVVDPSLAILTWTLLIPINAVLQSRLLESLERSA; translated from the coding sequence ATGAACTCTCCGGCGGGTCGAGAAATCGATGAAACGGACCGGCTCGTTGCGTTGAGCGACGGCGTGATCGCGATCGCAATCACCCTGTTGGTGCTCGAGATCTCCGTTCCGACCGTCCCCGCGGGAAGTTCGCTGTCGTTTCTCCCCGAACTCGTCGCCGAACAGTGGCACGAGTTCGTCGGATACGCGTTGAGCTTTCTGGTCGTCGGGCTCTACTGGATCCTTCACCGGCGCGTATTCGTCCACGTCGAGCGCCACGACCGAGGCGTGCTCTGGCTCAATCTCTTTTTTCTGCTCCTGGTCGCGTTCGTCCCGTACGGCACGAATCTGTTCATCAACTATCCGAATCAGTTCGGGATCACGTTCTACGCGGGCGTGTTGGCGCTAACCGGATTGTGCCTCGCGCTCCTGTGGGGCTACGTGTCGCGAGAGGACCTGTTGGAGGAAGGCCTCACGTCTCGGACCGTCCTCATCCAGGAGGCGCGGTTTCTGGCCTCGCCGCTCGTGTTCATCCTCTCGATGGGCGTTGCGGTCGTCGACCCGTCGCTTGCAATCCTCACCTGGACGCTCCTGATACCGATCAACGCCGTCTTGCAGTCACGACTTCTCGAGAGTCTGGAACGATCGGCGTGA